Proteins co-encoded in one Chloroflexota bacterium genomic window:
- the secA gene encoding preprotein translocase subunit SecA has protein sequence MLKGVVNRILGDPNEKELKRIRPIVERINALEPEFEAKSDAELRALTAEFRRRIEEETADLRDRHREAQEAFEAETDAAEAEQARLRVESIGKELQAEEERLLAEFLPYAFAAVREASKRTTGMRHFDVQLIGGVVLHEGKVAEMKTGEGKTLVATLPVYLNALAGHGAHLVTVNDYLAKRDTQWMGPIYHLLGLSVGVIQHESAFLYDPDYVASDDRYQHLRPCARREAYAADITYGTNNEFGFDYLRDNMVWDLSQCVQRELHYAIVDEVDNILIDEARTPLIISGQSEESSKHYVTFNRLVPRLQRDVDYTVDEKLRIVTLTEEGIAHVEQMLGIDNLYAPENSHLTPYLDNALRAHVLYQRDRDYIVKNGEVIIVDEFTGRLMYGRRYSEGLHQAIEAKEGVQIQKETLTLATITFQNFFRLYRKLAGMTGTAATEAEEFNKIYGLDVVVIPTNKPMIRVDHPDLVFKNERAKYRAVVQEIEELYNMGRPVLVGTTSIEKSEHLSNLLKRKGIPHQVLNAKQHEREAEIITQAGRPGAVTIATNMAGRGVDILLGGNPEGLAKKKLREAGHDLTQIDPELWQKTLAEVKAQCDRDREKVLALGGLHILGTERHEARRIDNQLRGRAGRQGDPGSSRFYLSLEDDLMRRFGGESISNIMERLGVEEDVPIEAGVVSKAIESAQTRVEGYNFDIRKHVLEYDDVVNHQREVIYRQRRQILRQANLRPQIMRMLREEIDGLVESYTAGRYREDWDLDGLNAAVRAFLPLPATLTGKSWAQLKPDEIREHLYELAERAYDEKERELGPELMRQAERFVLLQTVDRLWVRHLTDLENLREGIGLRAFAQENPLVAYKKEASLMYADLMDAVRHDVATTIFRVNVVKEPPRRPMQAVRPGVPAAAGPARPQPAKPVGQKVGRNDPCPCGSGKKYKHCHGRPEMQGEPEPAGVAAGTARPSKGARPNPGKKRR, from the coding sequence ATGCTAAAAGGCGTCGTCAACCGGATCCTTGGCGATCCGAACGAAAAGGAACTGAAGCGCATCCGGCCCATCGTGGAACGGATCAACGCGCTGGAACCGGAGTTTGAGGCCAAATCGGACGCGGAACTGCGCGCTCTGACGGCGGAGTTTCGGCGGCGCATTGAGGAAGAGACGGCGGACTTACGCGATCGCCATCGGGAAGCCCAGGAAGCCTTTGAGGCCGAAACGGACGCCGCCGAGGCCGAGCAGGCACGACTGCGCGTGGAATCCATTGGCAAGGAACTCCAGGCCGAGGAAGAGCGGCTGCTGGCCGAGTTCTTGCCGTATGCCTTCGCAGCCGTCCGCGAAGCCTCCAAGCGCACCACGGGCATGCGCCACTTTGACGTGCAACTCATCGGCGGCGTCGTCCTCCACGAGGGTAAGGTCGCCGAGATGAAGACCGGCGAAGGCAAGACGCTGGTCGCCACGCTGCCCGTGTACCTCAACGCCCTGGCCGGGCACGGCGCGCACCTGGTAACCGTCAACGACTACCTGGCCAAGCGCGACACCCAGTGGATGGGGCCCATCTACCACCTGCTGGGCCTGTCCGTCGGCGTGATTCAACACGAATCCGCGTTCCTGTACGATCCCGACTACGTGGCATCCGACGATCGGTATCAGCACCTGCGCCCCTGCGCCCGCCGCGAGGCGTATGCCGCCGACATTACTTACGGCACCAACAACGAGTTCGGGTTTGACTACCTGCGCGACAACATGGTGTGGGATTTGTCGCAGTGCGTCCAGCGCGAGTTGCACTACGCCATCGTGGACGAGGTGGACAACATCCTGATTGACGAGGCGCGCACCCCGCTCATCATTTCGGGCCAGTCCGAGGAATCGTCCAAGCATTACGTTACCTTCAACCGCCTCGTCCCCCGTCTCCAGCGCGACGTGGACTACACCGTGGACGAGAAACTGCGCATCGTAACGCTGACGGAAGAAGGCATCGCCCACGTGGAGCAGATGCTGGGGATTGACAATCTGTACGCGCCCGAGAACTCGCACCTGACGCCGTACCTGGACAACGCCCTGCGCGCCCATGTCCTGTACCAGCGCGACCGCGACTACATCGTGAAGAACGGCGAAGTCATCATCGTGGATGAGTTCACGGGGCGGCTGATGTACGGGCGGCGCTATTCCGAGGGCCTGCACCAGGCCATTGAGGCCAAGGAAGGGGTCCAAATCCAAAAGGAGACCCTGACCCTCGCCACCATCACGTTCCAAAACTTCTTCCGCCTGTATCGCAAACTGGCCGGCATGACGGGTACCGCCGCCACCGAGGCCGAGGAGTTCAACAAAATCTACGGCCTGGACGTAGTGGTGATCCCCACCAACAAGCCGATGATCCGCGTGGACCACCCGGACCTGGTGTTCAAGAACGAGCGGGCCAAGTATCGGGCCGTGGTACAGGAAATTGAGGAACTGTACAACATGGGGCGGCCGGTGCTGGTGGGCACAACGTCCATTGAGAAGTCGGAGCACCTGTCCAACCTGCTCAAGCGCAAGGGCATTCCCCATCAGGTGCTGAACGCCAAGCAGCACGAGCGCGAGGCCGAGATCATCACCCAGGCGGGGCGCCCCGGAGCGGTTACCATCGCCACGAACATGGCCGGGCGCGGCGTGGACATTCTCCTCGGCGGCAACCCGGAGGGGCTGGCCAAGAAGAAACTGCGCGAGGCCGGCCACGACCTGACGCAGATTGACCCCGAACTCTGGCAGAAGACGCTGGCCGAAGTCAAGGCGCAATGCGACCGGGACCGCGAGAAGGTCCTTGCCCTGGGCGGGCTGCACATCCTGGGCACCGAGCGCCACGAGGCGCGGCGCATTGACAATCAGTTGCGGGGCCGCGCCGGCCGCCAGGGCGACCCAGGCTCCTCGCGGTTCTACCTGTCGCTGGAAGACGACCTGATGCGCCGCTTCGGGGGCGAGAGCATCTCCAACATCATGGAGCGCCTGGGGGTGGAGGAAGACGTCCCCATTGAGGCCGGCGTTGTGAGCAAGGCGATAGAGAGCGCCCAGACGCGTGTGGAAGGCTACAACTTTGACATCCGCAAGCACGTCCTGGAGTACGACGATGTCGTGAACCATCAGCGCGAGGTCATCTACCGCCAGCGCCGCCAGATTCTGCGCCAGGCCAACCTGCGCCCGCAGATTATGCGCATGTTGCGCGAGGAGATTGACGGCCTGGTGGAGAGTTACACGGCGGGCCGCTACCGAGAGGACTGGGATCTGGACGGGCTGAATGCGGCTGTGCGGGCGTTCCTGCCGCTGCCCGCCACCCTCACCGGCAAGTCCTGGGCCCAATTGAAGCCCGACGAGATTCGCGAGCACCTGTACGAACTGGCCGAGCGTGCCTACGATGAGAAGGAGCGCGAACTGGGCCCCGAACTGATGCGCCAGGCCGAGCGGTTCGTCCTGTTGCAGACCGTGGATCGGCTCTGGGTGCGCCACCTCACCGACCTGGAGAACCTGCGCGAGGGGATTGGCCTGCGCGCCTTCGCCCAGGAGAACCCGCTGGTGGCGTACAAGAAAGAGGCCAGCCTGATGTACGCCGACCTGATGGACGCCGTTCGCCACGACGTGGCCACGACAATTTTCCGGGTGAACGTGGTGAAGGAGCCGCCGCGCAGGCCGATGCAGGCGGTGCGCCCGGGTGTACCGGCGGCTGCCGGTCCGGCCCGCCCCCAGCCCGCCAAGCCCGTGGGACAGAAGGTGGGGCGCAACGACCCCTGCCCGTGCGGGAGCGGCAAGAAGTACAAGCACTGCCACGGGAGGCCCGAAATGCAGGGTGAGCCGGAACCCGCCGGCGTTGCGGCAGGTACGGCGCGCCCGTCCAAAGGCGCACGACCGAATCCTGGGAAGAAACGCCGCTAG
- a CDS encoding bifunctional enoyl-CoA hydratase/phosphate acetyltransferase, with the protein MQIRNFAQLMEEARKRGPKVVAIAAAHEREVLLAAADAERLGLAECILVGDRPTIERLAAEEGIDLTRMMIIHESDPKTCANKVMELVSQGHAQIAMKGKVETGDFLRAALNKEYGLRRGNLLTHVGAFEIPGIDRLIFVSDAGVVVAPDMEQKVEIVRNAIQVARALGVEQPKVAILAATEMVNPKIPATLDAANLAKMADRGQITGGLVDGPLALDNAISPESVAVKGIQSQVAGYADILIPPDIEAGNVLAKAITYFANGKMAGVVVGARSPMIVASRSDTHETKLVSMALGVLLAE; encoded by the coding sequence ATGCAGATTCGGAACTTTGCACAGTTGATGGAGGAGGCCCGCAAGCGAGGCCCCAAGGTGGTTGCCATCGCCGCGGCCCATGAGCGCGAGGTGCTGCTGGCCGCCGCCGACGCCGAGCGTCTCGGCCTGGCCGAATGCATCCTCGTCGGCGACCGCCCGACCATTGAGCGCCTTGCCGCCGAAGAGGGCATTGACCTCACGCGCATGATGATCATCCACGAGTCGGACCCGAAGACGTGCGCCAACAAGGTCATGGAACTGGTGAGCCAGGGCCACGCCCAGATCGCCATGAAGGGCAAGGTGGAGACGGGCGACTTTCTCCGCGCCGCGCTCAACAAGGAGTACGGCCTGCGTCGCGGCAACCTGCTCACCCATGTCGGCGCGTTTGAAATCCCCGGCATAGACAGGCTCATCTTTGTCAGCGACGCCGGCGTGGTGGTCGCGCCCGACATGGAGCAGAAGGTGGAGATCGTGCGCAACGCCATCCAGGTGGCGCGCGCGCTGGGGGTGGAACAGCCCAAAGTCGCCATTCTGGCCGCCACGGAGATGGTGAACCCCAAGATTCCGGCCACCCTGGACGCCGCCAACCTGGCCAAGATGGCCGACCGCGGGCAGATTACCGGCGGCCTGGTGGACGGGCCGCTGGCCCTGGACAACGCCATCTCGCCCGAATCCGTCGCCGTGAAGGGCATCCAGAGCCAGGTGGCAGGCTATGCCGACATCCTCATCCCCCCCGACATTGAGGCGGGCAACGTGCTCGCCAAAGCCATCACCTACTTCGCCAACGGGAAGATGGCGGGGGTTGTCGTGGGCGCGCGAAGCCCCATGATCGTCGCCTCTCGCTCCGACACCCACGAGACGAAACTTGTTTCCATGGCGCTGGGCGTGTTGCTGGCCGAGTGA
- a CDS encoding bifunctional enoyl-CoA hydratase/phosphate acetyltransferase has product MQIRNFAQLLEAAIQRGPARVAVAAADEANTLAAVAKARDLGLATAVLFGDEAAIRQAAESAGVDIGGLTVVHVPNHKESVRAAVSAIKDGLADMAMNGRALPGHLVRVALEPEMQLRTGKLFTDVSIFEIPGADRLILISDIGVVVSPTLEEKVSIVQNAIDVARALGIETPKVAILAATEMVNPKIPVSMDASNLSKMAQRGQIKGGVVDGPLALDNAISPHAARVKGIQSEVAGHADILIVPDVDAGNILAKAITYFAKGKMAGVVVGSRSPLIMPSRADPPETKLMSIALGVYLAMPPK; this is encoded by the coding sequence ATGCAGATTCGCAACTTTGCGCAGTTACTGGAGGCCGCAATTCAGCGCGGCCCTGCCCGCGTGGCCGTCGCCGCCGCCGACGAGGCCAACACGCTGGCGGCGGTGGCCAAGGCCCGCGACCTGGGCCTAGCCACGGCGGTTCTGTTCGGCGATGAGGCCGCCATCCGCCAGGCGGCCGAGAGCGCGGGCGTGGATATCGGCGGGCTGACGGTGGTGCATGTGCCCAACCATAAAGAGTCGGTGCGCGCGGCGGTCTCCGCCATCAAGGATGGCCTGGCGGATATGGCGATGAACGGGCGCGCGCTGCCCGGCCACCTGGTGCGCGTGGCGCTGGAGCCGGAGATGCAACTCCGCACCGGCAAACTGTTCACCGATGTGAGCATTTTTGAGATCCCCGGCGCGGACCGCCTGATTCTGATCAGCGACATCGGCGTGGTCGTGTCGCCCACGCTGGAGGAGAAGGTGTCCATCGTCCAGAACGCCATTGACGTGGCGCGCGCCCTGGGCATAGAGACGCCCAAGGTCGCCATTCTGGCTGCCACCGAGATGGTGAACCCCAAGATTCCCGTGAGCATGGATGCCAGCAACCTGTCCAAGATGGCGCAGCGCGGGCAGATCAAGGGGGGCGTCGTGGACGGCCCGCTGGCGCTGGACAACGCCATCTCGCCCCATGCGGCGCGGGTCAAGGGCATCCAGAGCGAAGTGGCCGGCCACGCCGACATCCTCATCGTCCCCGACGTGGATGCGGGGAACATTCTGGCCAAGGCCATCACGTACTTCGCCAAGGGCAAGATGGCGGGCGTTGTCGTGGGCAGCCGGAGCCCGCTCATCATGCCGTCTCGCGCCGACCCGCCCGAGACGAAACTCATGTCCATCGCCCTGGGCGTGTATCTCGCCATGCCGCCCAAGTAA
- a CDS encoding 4Fe-4S binding protein, which produces MPRIVIDVERCKGCGLCTQVCPKGDLVQMSNEFNSKGYRPSKFVDPEKKCIGCAFCANMCPDVAITVYR; this is translated from the coding sequence ATGCCGCGAATCGTGATTGATGTGGAACGATGCAAGGGGTGCGGTCTGTGCACCCAGGTATGCCCGAAAGGCGACCTCGTCCAGATGTCCAACGAGTTCAACTCCAAGGGGTATCGCCCGTCCAAGTTCGTGGATCCCGAGAAGAAGTGCATTGGCTGCGCCTTCTGCGCTAACATGTGCCCCGACGTAGCCATTACCGTGTACCGCTAG
- a CDS encoding 3-methyl-2-oxobutanoate dehydrogenase subunit VorB, producing MAKVLMKGNEAIAEAAIRAGCEAYFGYPITPQTEVLEYMSARMPELGRAFVQAESELAAVNMLYGAACTGARAMTTTSSPGFSLMQEGLSYIACSEVPAVVVNVMRGGPGLGNIQPSQADYLQMTKGGGHGDYSPIVLAPSTVQETVNLVILAFDLADKYRQPVYVIADGMIGQMMEPVELPELKPPQRPERPWALTGAKGRPRNIITSLQLDPPTLEKVNLRLQEIYRRIRENEQRHEEYMTDDADLLVVAYGTAARIVKTAISKARPQGLKVGLFRPITVNPYPYDALRKAADRAQRVLVVELSAGQMLEDVRLAVMDRRPIHFFGKMGGVVPMPEDIVDAMNKVMAEA from the coding sequence ATGGCGAAAGTGCTGATGAAAGGCAATGAGGCCATCGCCGAAGCCGCCATCCGCGCCGGTTGCGAAGCGTATTTCGGCTACCCGATCACCCCGCAGACGGAGGTTCTGGAGTACATGTCGGCGCGGATGCCGGAACTGGGCCGCGCCTTTGTCCAGGCCGAGAGCGAACTGGCTGCGGTGAACATGCTCTATGGCGCGGCCTGCACGGGCGCGCGCGCCATGACTACGACGTCCAGCCCCGGCTTCAGCCTCATGCAGGAGGGCTTGTCCTACATCGCCTGCTCGGAGGTTCCCGCCGTCGTGGTGAACGTGATGCGCGGCGGGCCAGGCCTGGGGAATATCCAGCCGTCGCAGGCCGACTACTTGCAGATGACCAAGGGCGGCGGGCACGGCGACTACAGCCCCATCGTCCTGGCCCCGTCCACCGTGCAGGAGACGGTGAACCTGGTCATCCTGGCCTTTGACCTGGCCGACAAGTATCGGCAGCCCGTGTACGTCATTGCCGACGGCATGATCGGCCAGATGATGGAGCCGGTGGAACTGCCCGAACTGAAGCCGCCGCAGAGGCCCGAACGCCCCTGGGCGCTTACCGGCGCCAAGGGCAGGCCCCGCAACATCATCACCTCGCTGCAACTGGATCCGCCGACGCTGGAGAAGGTCAACCTGCGCCTGCAGGAGATTTACAGGCGCATCCGCGAGAACGAGCAGCGGCACGAGGAGTACATGACCGACGACGCCGACCTGCTGGTGGTGGCCTATGGGACGGCGGCGCGCATCGTCAAGACGGCGATCTCCAAGGCGCGGCCGCAAGGACTCAAAGTCGGCCTTTTCCGCCCCATCACCGTGAACCCATACCCGTATGACGCGCTCAGGAAGGCGGCGGATAGGGCGCAGCGCGTGCTGGTGGTGGAGTTGAGCGCCGGCCAGATGCTGGAGGACGTGCGGCTGGCCGTGATGGATCGGCGTCCCATCCACTTCTTCGGCAAGATGGGCGGCGTTGTTCCCATGCCCGAGGACATCGTGGATGCAATGAACAAAGTCATGGCCGAGGCCTAA
- a CDS encoding 2-oxoglutarate oxidoreductase, producing the protein MAEVKEEKIVFQRPKALCDVVTHYCPGCLHGVVHRVIAEVIDELGIQEITVGIAPVGCSVLAYNYIATDFAEAAHGRAPAMATGMKRVHPELVVFTYQGDGDLAAIGTNELIHAATRGENITTIFINNAIYGMTGGQMAPTTLPGQVTTSTPRGRDTKLAGFPVRVCELVSTLEGAAYIVRRSAYNPSEIRKLKAAIKTAFQVQMAGLGYSLVEVVSNCPTNWGMTPLESLKWLQENMLAYYPLGDYKVKDSVKELMAKK; encoded by the coding sequence ATGGCTGAAGTGAAGGAAGAGAAAATCGTATTCCAGCGGCCCAAGGCCCTGTGCGACGTGGTAACCCACTACTGCCCTGGATGCTTGCACGGCGTGGTTCACCGCGTCATCGCCGAAGTCATTGACGAACTGGGCATTCAGGAGATCACGGTGGGCATCGCGCCGGTGGGGTGCTCGGTGCTGGCGTACAACTACATCGCGACGGACTTTGCGGAGGCGGCCCACGGGCGCGCGCCGGCCATGGCGACGGGGATGAAGCGCGTGCATCCCGAACTCGTGGTGTTCACCTACCAGGGCGACGGCGACCTGGCGGCCATCGGCACCAACGAGTTGATCCACGCCGCCACGCGGGGCGAGAACATCACGACGATCTTCATCAACAACGCCATCTACGGCATGACCGGTGGGCAGATGGCCCCCACCACGCTGCCGGGCCAGGTAACGACTTCCACGCCGCGGGGCCGCGACACGAAACTCGCCGGCTTCCCGGTGCGCGTGTGCGAACTGGTGTCCACGCTGGAGGGCGCGGCGTACATCGTGCGGCGGTCGGCCTACAACCCCAGCGAAATCCGCAAACTGAAGGCCGCCATCAAGACGGCGTTCCAGGTGCAGATGGCTGGGCTGGGCTACTCGCTGGTGGAGGTGGTGTCCAACTGCCCGACGAACTGGGGGATGACGCCGCTGGAGTCGCTCAAGTGGCTCCAGGAGAACATGCTGGCCTATTATCCGCTGGGCGACTACAAGGTGAAGGACAGCGTCAAAGAACTCATGGCGAAGAAATAG
- a CDS encoding 2-oxoacid:acceptor oxidoreductase family protein yields the protein MHEEVIISGFGGQGALFAGQLLTYAGLFEGRQVSWIPSYGPEMRGGTAHCTVILSDEPIGSPIVRNPTIAIVLNPASMDKYEPLVAPGGILIVNTSLVRRPAQRTDITVVGVPANELAYELGNVRMANVVLLGALLATKPIVSPESVKRAMEEEIPAHRKHIIEPNKRALERGMQYVAETVGAR from the coding sequence ATGCACGAAGAAGTGATCATATCCGGATTCGGCGGCCAGGGCGCGCTGTTCGCCGGGCAACTCCTCACCTACGCGGGCCTGTTTGAGGGGCGGCAGGTCAGTTGGATTCCGTCCTACGGGCCAGAGATGCGCGGTGGCACCGCCCACTGTACCGTGATCCTGTCGGACGAGCCTATCGGATCGCCCATCGTGCGCAACCCGACGATTGCCATTGTGCTGAATCCCGCGTCCATGGACAAATACGAGCCGCTGGTGGCGCCGGGCGGCATTCTGATCGTCAACACGTCCCTTGTGCGGCGGCCCGCGCAGAGGACCGACATCACGGTGGTGGGCGTGCCCGCGAACGAACTGGCCTACGAACTGGGCAATGTGCGCATGGCCAACGTGGTGCTGCTGGGCGCGCTCCTGGCGACCAAGCCCATCGTCTCGCCCGAGTCGGTCAAGCGGGCCATGGAGGAGGAGATTCCCGCACACCGCAAGCATATCATAGAGCCGAACAAGCGGGCGCTGGAACGGGGGATGCAGTACGTGGCGGAGACGGTCGGGGCGCGCTAG
- a CDS encoding MBL fold metallo-hydrolase, whose translation MSQERTRRLGNVVLHLVSDGICWMDGGAIFGVVPKAIWQRVAECDAQNRVPMELNCLLIETCDEVILVNTGFGPKMSPKEREIYRIPESRLLANLAELGFGPEDIHIVINTHLHPDHCGGNTMYKDGKLVPTFPKATYVVQEQEWHDATHPNERTRAVYLAENLLPLEERRQLRLIRGEEHIVEGIRCLPTPGHTFGHQSVAIESAGEAAIFLSDMAPWAVHLERLAWTTAFDVQPLQTVDVKRSVRQWALRSNALLIFEHDPRVPWGRLQEDAGALRVVEA comes from the coding sequence ATGTCTCAGGAACGCACACGTAGGCTCGGCAATGTGGTGCTTCATCTGGTGTCGGACGGCATCTGCTGGATGGACGGCGGGGCGATCTTCGGCGTGGTGCCCAAGGCCATCTGGCAGCGCGTGGCCGAATGCGACGCCCAGAATCGCGTCCCCATGGAACTCAATTGCCTGCTGATTGAAACCTGCGACGAGGTGATCCTGGTCAACACGGGGTTTGGCCCCAAGATGTCGCCCAAGGAGCGCGAAATCTATCGGATTCCCGAGAGCCGCCTGCTGGCGAACCTGGCCGAGTTGGGGTTCGGCCCCGAAGATATCCACATCGTCATCAACACGCACCTGCACCCCGACCACTGCGGCGGCAATACGATGTACAAGGACGGGAAACTCGTCCCCACGTTCCCCAAGGCCACCTACGTGGTCCAGGAGCAGGAGTGGCACGACGCAACCCACCCGAACGAGCGCACCCGCGCCGTGTACCTGGCCGAGAACCTGCTGCCGCTGGAGGAGCGCCGCCAGTTACGCCTCATCCGCGGCGAGGAGCACATCGTGGAGGGGATTCGCTGCCTGCCCACGCCCGGCCACACGTTCGGCCATCAGTCGGTGGCCATTGAGTCGGCGGGCGAGGCGGCGATCTTCCTGAGCGACATGGCGCCCTGGGCGGTGCATCTGGAGCGCCTGGCGTGGACGACGGCCTTTGACGTGCAGCCGCTGCAGACGGTGGACGTGAAGCGTTCGGTGCGGCAGTGGGCGCTCAGGTCCAACGCGCTCCTCATCTTTGAGCACGACCCTCGCGTGCCGTGGGGGAGGCTACAGGAGGACGCGGGCGCGCTGCGCGTGGTGGAGGCGTAG
- a CDS encoding DUF5615 family PIN-like protein, with amino-acid sequence MRFLVDECTGPAVARWLRAQKHEVFSVYEEARGMDDDEVIAKAFAEDRILITNDKDFGEKIHRERRPHKGVVLLRLEDERAANKIAALRRLLESYAEQLANQFVVVTEKQVRFARAAE; translated from the coding sequence ATGCGTTTCCTCGTGGACGAGTGCACGGGGCCAGCGGTAGCACGCTGGTTGCGCGCACAGAAGCATGAAGTTTTCTCGGTGTACGAAGAAGCGCGCGGCATGGACGACGACGAAGTCATTGCGAAAGCGTTTGCCGAGGATCGGATTTTGATTACAAATGATAAAGACTTTGGAGAGAAGATTCACCGAGAGCGACGTCCACACAAGGGTGTTGTGCTTCTACGCCTTGAAGACGAACGAGCGGCGAACAAGATCGCTGCTCTCCGACGATTGCTTGAAAGTTATGCAGAGCAGTTAGCAAACCAATTTGTAGTGGTGACGGAAAAGCAGGTCCGTTTTGCGCGGGCAGCCGAGTGA
- a CDS encoding DUF433 domain-containing protein, translating into MTEKQLLERIALNPKVMVGKPVIRGTRLTVEYILNLLAHGATVTEILEEYQGLTPEDIQACLLFATKCLANTSFMPLEVEPM; encoded by the coding sequence ATGACGGAAAAGCAACTGCTTGAGCGTATTGCGCTCAATCCCAAAGTTATGGTTGGCAAGCCAGTCATCAGGGGAACCCGTCTGACCGTGGAGTATATACTGAATTTGCTGGCGCATGGCGCCACCGTTACAGAAATCCTTGAAGAGTACCAAGGACTGACGCCCGAAGACATTCAAGCGTGCTTGCTGTTTGCCACGAAGTGCCTGGCAAACACCTCATTTATGCCGTTGGAAGTGGAGCCAATGTAG